In Chryseobacterium gleum, a single genomic region encodes these proteins:
- a CDS encoding DUF3408 domain-containing protein: METNKKTAGAKKTGKTYSAKFLKRSKMKGRGDKAIYVSPEYHEKLTHIVKVIGKSEIPLYAILDNILEHHFELFSEEIIKEYNKKFKPLF; the protein is encoded by the coding sequence ATGGAAACGAATAAAAAAACAGCCGGAGCAAAGAAGACAGGCAAAACTTATAGTGCTAAATTTCTAAAAAGAAGTAAAATGAAAGGTAGAGGCGATAAAGCTATTTATGTAAGTCCCGAATACCACGAAAAGCTAACACACATTGTAAAGGTAATCGGTAAGAGCGAAATCCCATTGTACGCCATTTTGGATAATATATTGGAACATCATTTTGAATTGTTTTCCGAAGAAATTATCAAGGAGTATAACAAAAAATTCAAACCTCTTTTTTAG
- a CDS encoding helix-turn-helix domain-containing protein produces MAFGKHIKELRESKGLFLREVGAALELDNAFISKVENEERLLPRKHLENLAEFLNVPLDELLILWLSDKIKSLIDDKEIGKQALKIVLNQLKHS; encoded by the coding sequence GAGAGAAAGTAAGGGGTTGTTCCTAAGAGAGGTTGGGGCAGCTTTAGAATTGGATAATGCTTTTATCAGTAAGGTAGAAAATGAGGAAAGATTATTACCAAGAAAGCATTTAGAAAATCTTGCTGAATTTCTGAACGTACCATTAGATGAATTATTGATTTTGTGGTTATCTGATAAAATAAAAAGTCTTATTGACGATAAAGAAATAGGAAAACAGGCTTTGAAAATAGTATTAAATCAATTGAAACATAGTTAA
- a CDS encoding HupE/UreJ family protein: MRYIKVVLSIVLLLLVTGSVYAHGVDEDTQTFLSGNSGVAFVPFLYIGAKHMLTGYDHLLFLVGVIFFLYRPKEVLLYVSFFTIGHSITLLLGVLADMAINAYLIDAIIALSIVYKGFDNLGGFQRFLGYQPNTKAAVLIFGLFHGFGLASKLQELSFDRTGLLTNLLGFNIGVEIGQFIALALVLFIITNWRRSPSFLKFSTVTNMLLMAAGFLLFGYQLVGYFNS, translated from the coding sequence ATGCGGTATATAAAAGTAGTTTTATCAATAGTGCTGTTGCTATTGGTAACAGGCTCGGTGTATGCTCACGGTGTAGATGAGGATACCCAAACTTTCCTCAGTGGAAATTCAGGCGTTGCCTTTGTACCCTTTTTGTACATAGGAGCCAAACATATGTTGACGGGATATGACCATTTATTATTTCTCGTAGGGGTTATATTTTTCCTTTACCGTCCGAAAGAAGTATTGCTGTATGTGAGCTTTTTTACCATTGGACACAGTATTACCCTCTTGTTGGGCGTATTGGCAGATATGGCAATCAATGCTTACCTGATTGATGCAATCATAGCCTTGTCCATTGTGTATAAGGGCTTCGATAATTTGGGTGGCTTTCAAAGGTTCTTGGGGTATCAGCCCAATACCAAAGCGGCTGTTTTAATCTTCGGACTTTTTCACGGCTTTGGTTTAGCCAGTAAATTACAGGAATTGAGTTTTGACCGTACCGGATTGTTGACCAACCTACTTGGTTTTAATATCGGTGTAGAAATAGGTCAGTTCATAGCCTTAGCCCTTGTATTATTTATTATCACTAATTGGAGAAGGTCACCGAGTTTTCTCAAATTCTCGACAGTTACCAATATGTTGCTTATGGCAGCAGGTTTTTTATTGTTCGGCTATCAGTTGGTCGGTTATTTTAATTCTTAA
- a CDS encoding ParA family protein produces the protein MNAKHKTVFIAFSSQKGGVGKSTFTTLAASILHYRLGYNVAVFDADFPQHSLMKMKERDLSMVMENEALKKLAYKQFTTINKKAYPIIQHKADSVLEAAHEFVNASAVPVDAVFFDLPGTVNTPGILKALAGMHHIFTPITADRVVMESTLVFTQLLKDVIMKKGETSIETINLFWNQVDGRESTPLYEVYNKLIDQLGLSLMQSQVKNSTRFRKESEVNSKAVFRSTLMPPDERLMKTCQLDEFMSEFLKIIQL, from the coding sequence ATGAATGCAAAACACAAAACAGTATTTATCGCCTTTTCTTCTCAAAAAGGCGGTGTCGGTAAGAGTACATTTACAACTCTTGCAGCGAGTATCCTGCATTATCGGTTGGGCTACAACGTAGCCGTATTTGATGCGGATTTTCCACAGCACAGCCTGATGAAAATGAAAGAACGTGATTTATCTATGGTAATGGAAAACGAGGCTTTGAAAAAGCTGGCTTACAAACAATTTACCACAATCAACAAAAAAGCCTATCCGATTATACAGCACAAAGCGGATAGCGTGTTGGAAGCGGCACACGAATTTGTAAACGCTTCAGCCGTTCCTGTTGATGCCGTGTTCTTCGACCTGCCGGGAACTGTAAATACGCCGGGTATTCTGAAAGCGTTGGCAGGAATGCACCACATTTTTACGCCTATCACGGCAGACCGTGTTGTAATGGAGAGTACCCTCGTTTTCACACAGCTATTAAAGGACGTGATTATGAAAAAGGGCGAAACCTCGATAGAAACCATTAACCTGTTTTGGAACCAAGTGGACGGCAGGGAAAGCACCCCATTGTATGAGGTCTATAACAAACTTATAGACCAATTAGGTTTAAGCCTGATGCAGAGCCAAGTCAAGAACAGCACACGCTTTCGCAAAGAAAGTGAAGTAAACAGCAAAGCCGTTTTCCGCTCAACGCTGATGCCTCCCGATGAACGACTGATGAAAACCTGTCAATTGGACGAGTTTATGAGCGAATTTTTAAAAATCATTCAATTATAG
- the mobA gene encoding conjugal transfer protein MobA — protein sequence MNENSKKQLKKTGRPLKNDPAKIRYTISFNEEEHARFLALFDKSGMQIKAHFITSCIFNKTIKSVHIDKGTVDFYMRLTSFHSQFRSIGVNYNQIVKLLYKSFSEKKASAYLYKLEKQTAEMVELFKKVVDITEEFDKKYLKKQP from the coding sequence ATGAATGAGAACAGCAAAAAACAGTTAAAAAAGACGGGGCGACCGCTTAAAAACGACCCTGCGAAAATCCGCTACACGATTTCTTTTAACGAGGAGGAACACGCCCGTTTTCTTGCCCTCTTTGATAAATCGGGTATGCAGATAAAGGCACATTTTATAACGTCTTGCATCTTCAATAAGACGATAAAATCGGTACATATTGACAAAGGAACAGTTGATTTCTATATGCGACTGACTTCGTTTCACAGTCAATTCCGCTCTATCGGGGTAAACTATAATCAGATTGTAAAGCTATTGTACAAGAGTTTTTCCGAGAAAAAGGCATCGGCATACCTGTACAAGTTGGAAAAACAGACGGCAGAAATGGTCGAATTGTTCAAAAAAGTTGTGGATATAACCGAGGAATTTGATAAAAAATACCTCAAAAAACAGCCTTAA
- a CDS encoding ATP-binding protein → MSNSPFNHSHFLGYINFVSPAFVKVHFPSSVLMKTFVHHAEVLRGGLVGNYIVIEGEDKGFLGKMLEISLPEKERLELSERTFSTKAFHPVGRIEILLSFDLFNPNKIEKGINSLPLIGSKVFICSSEFLSTHFKTFGIKPENIEHSPTFRMGNLIYDKNVPVDISLQAIFSRHCAVVGTTGGGKSYTISKFIEGVIETGAKAIILDPTGEYSTFDAHPKVAHSVLISESYFPYQNLTINDLFVLFRPSGQVQQPVLLEAIKSLKVAHCLMSNIPNNGHLNDGTNDNFTFRGQQVVINNGLIVKQGNFTAAYNNAYFTYKAIVEDFSINNFGINLLHRQIGNECFQIFNDRWATNRDERNYGNATSLIMRVNNVISDNDYAGMFGFNAPTTNNLITKINEFLDNPDLNVLRIGFENVPYNFQVREILANSLGRYLLNKARTNAFRENPLILFVDEAHQFLNKKVKDEYFESTELNAFDNIAKESRKYGLFLCLSTQMPRDIPVGTLSQMGTFITHRLINYQDKEAIASACSTANKETLSFLPSLGSGEAIVMGVDFPMPISVKVDLPTITPKFDTPKFVKATGG, encoded by the coding sequence ATGAGTAATAGTCCTTTTAATCACAGCCACTTTCTTGGGTACATAAATTTTGTATCCCCTGCTTTTGTCAAAGTGCATTTTCCTTCATCAGTTTTGATGAAAACATTTGTGCATCACGCAGAAGTGTTGCGGGGTGGTCTTGTTGGCAATTATATTGTTATTGAGGGAGAAGACAAGGGGTTTTTAGGAAAAATGTTGGAAATATCGTTGCCCGAGAAAGAACGATTAGAATTAAGCGAAAGAACCTTTTCAACTAAGGCATTTCATCCGGTTGGCAGAATTGAGATTTTGCTATCATTTGACTTATTTAACCCCAATAAAATAGAAAAAGGCATAAACAGTTTACCACTTATTGGCTCTAAGGTATTCATTTGTTCTTCAGAATTTTTATCTACTCATTTCAAAACTTTCGGTATAAAACCAGAAAATATTGAGCATTCTCCGACATTTAGAATGGGTAATTTGATTTATGATAAAAATGTTCCCGTAGATATTTCATTGCAAGCAATCTTCAGTAGGCATTGTGCTGTGGTGGGTACAACGGGTGGTGGAAAAAGTTATACAATTAGTAAATTTATCGAGGGTGTTATTGAAACTGGCGCAAAGGCTATTATTTTAGACCCAACAGGAGAATATTCCACGTTTGATGCACATCCGAAAGTCGCACATTCCGTGCTTATTTCAGAAAGTTATTTTCCTTATCAAAATTTAACTATAAATGACTTGTTTGTCCTGTTCAGACCATCAGGACAAGTACAACAGCCTGTTTTGTTGGAAGCGATAAAATCTTTGAAAGTTGCTCACTGTTTAATGAGTAATATTCCCAATAATGGACATCTTAATGATGGAACAAATGACAATTTCACTTTTAGAGGGCAGCAAGTTGTGATAAACAATGGATTGATTGTAAAACAGGGAAATTTTACTGCCGCATATAATAATGCTTACTTTACTTACAAGGCGATAGTAGAAGATTTTTCAATAAATAATTTTGGTATAAACCTACTTCATAGACAAATTGGAAACGAATGTTTTCAAATATTTAATGACCGTTGGGCAACAAATAGGGATGAAAGAAATTATGGAAATGCAACCAGCCTAATAATGCGTGTCAATAATGTCATATCTGACAATGATTATGCAGGAATGTTTGGATTTAATGCACCAACAACCAACAACTTGATAACGAAGATTAATGAGTTTTTAGACAATCCTGATTTAAACGTATTGAGAATTGGGTTTGAAAACGTCCCATATAATTTTCAGGTACGTGAAATTTTAGCAAACTCATTGGGAAGATATTTATTAAACAAAGCAAGAACCAATGCCTTTAGAGAAAACCCTTTAATACTTTTTGTTGATGAAGCACATCAGTTCTTGAATAAAAAAGTTAAAGATGAATATTTTGAAAGTACAGAGTTAAATGCTTTTGACAATATAGCTAAGGAAAGCCGAAAATATGGATTATTCCTCTGTTTATCGACACAGATGCCAAGAGATATTCCTGTGGGAACATTAAGTCAGATGGGAACATTTATTACTCATAGACTGATAAACTACCAAGATAAAGAAGCGATAGCAAGTGCTTGTTCAACAGCTAATAAAGAAACACTTTCATTTCTGCCGTCTTTGGGGTCTGGAGAAGCCATTGTAATGGGTGTTGATTTTCCAATGCCTATATCTGTCAAAGTGGATTTGCCTACAATTACACCAAAGTTTGACACTCCAAAATTCGTAAAGGCAACCGGAGGTTAA
- a CDS encoding DUF3408 domain-containing protein, translating to MEKENKKKVTPDINEEFMMNLMVDGVKKEGLQPLQEPPSEAPETEAEKPKELPREKPVIRERSRSKRSSEADYESIFFRKSETNARDGKTVYIRPEFHEKLTRIIQVIGEDKITIYAYLDNLLDYHFQEFAEQITKSYNEKYKPI from the coding sequence ATGGAAAAAGAAAACAAGAAAAAGGTTACTCCCGACATTAACGAGGAATTTATGATGAACCTTATGGTTGATGGCGTAAAGAAAGAGGGTTTACAGCCATTGCAAGAACCTCCGAGCGAAGCACCCGAAACGGAAGCCGAAAAGCCAAAGGAACTGCCACGGGAGAAACCCGTTATCAGGGAAAGAAGCCGAAGCAAACGAAGTTCCGAAGCCGATTACGAAAGTATCTTTTTCAGGAAATCGGAAACCAATGCCCGTGACGGGAAAACGGTTTATATCCGTCCTGAATTTCACGAAAAGCTGACACGCATAATACAGGTAATTGGCGAAGACAAAATAACCATTTATGCTTATTTAGACAATTTGCTGGATTACCATTTTCAGGAATTTGCCGAACAGATTACCAAAAGTTATAACGAAAAATATAAACCCATTTAA
- a CDS encoding SIR2 family protein, with amino-acid sequence MNYILLNNNSSVAYDDSDAADVKVYIDGKLHDFKESTENRIDYAIATKRNKYSQTLNNQFENLLLLTGAGSSIGWGKDEKLGKSMANLWDDAEALLTTDVFNKLLETIGYEEKWEDGTIVKNLEKVLSMATPAIPYVPKGDIDIEDCVNKIKDFIKDACQLSLPDNSPHTLLLNKITKRKVTLPRFKLFTLNYDMMFEQAACESNFVVIDGFSFSQPRIFSGRNYDYDIVSRNQSRVKEEDNFIQKVFHLYKLHGSVNWEKEDNKIIQKENPDNPLMIYPHQSKYESSYEQPYFEMMSRFQSNLRKDNVFLITIGFSFGDKHIVTAIIEALEQNPSFQLMIINRGIDETNENLKPFIDASKKYSNLSIVSETFEDFAKNYPDLKSYNQEDTRQIVINIPNS; translated from the coding sequence ATGAATTATATTTTACTCAACAATAACAGTTCTGTTGCTTATGATGATAGTGATGCTGCCGATGTCAAAGTGTATATCGACGGTAAACTTCACGATTTCAAAGAAAGCACTGAAAACAGGATAGATTATGCTATTGCAACAAAGAGGAACAAGTATTCTCAAACTTTAAATAATCAGTTTGAAAATTTATTACTCCTCACAGGGGCTGGCTCGTCCATTGGTTGGGGCAAGGATGAAAAATTAGGTAAGTCGATGGCTAATTTATGGGATGATGCGGAAGCCCTTTTGACTACTGATGTTTTTAACAAGTTGCTTGAAACGATTGGCTATGAAGAGAAATGGGAAGATGGTACAATCGTGAAAAATTTAGAAAAAGTTCTTTCTATGGCTACCCCTGCTATTCCTTATGTACCTAAAGGCGATATTGACATAGAAGATTGTGTAAACAAGATTAAAGATTTTATCAAAGATGCTTGTCAATTGAGTTTACCTGATAATTCACCTCATACGCTTTTACTAAATAAAATAACCAAACGAAAGGTTACGCTACCACGATTTAAATTGTTCACATTGAACTACGATATGATGTTTGAACAGGCGGCTTGTGAAAGCAATTTTGTGGTTATTGATGGCTTTTCATTTTCTCAACCAAGAATATTTAGCGGACGTAATTATGATTATGATATTGTTTCTCGAAATCAAAGCAGGGTAAAAGAGGAAGATAATTTCATTCAAAAGGTTTTTCACTTGTATAAGTTACACGGTTCTGTAAATTGGGAAAAAGAAGACAACAAAATTATACAGAAAGAAAACCCTGACAACCCATTGATGATTTACCCGCATCAGTCTAAATACGAAAGTTCTTATGAACAGCCGTATTTCGAGATGATGTCGAGGTTCCAATCTAATCTCCGAAAGGATAATGTTTTTCTCATAACGATAGGGTTCAGCTTCGGAGATAAACATATAGTTACTGCTATTATCGAAGCTCTTGAACAAAATCCAAGTTTCCAATTAATGATTATCAATCGTGGAATAGATGAAACTAATGAAAATCTGAAGCCATTTATTGATGCTTCAAAGAAATATTCCAATTTAAGTATTGTATCAGAAACCTTTGAAGATTTCGCCAAAAATTATCCTGACTTAAAATCTTATAATCAGGAAGATACAAGACAAATAGTAATTAACATTCCTAACTCCTAA
- the mobB gene encoding conjugal transfer protein MobB produces the protein MIAKIGRSANLYGALAYNNLKVEKENGQILFTNKIIETSDGQYSVAQLAQSFAPYLLANQNTEKHTLHISLNPDPKDKVSDDTYREMAQQYMRELGYGEQPFVVFKHTDIDRSHIHIVSVCVDENGKKISDKFEKVRSMNICRELEKQHNLIPATDKKRQQNDKIFKPVDYKAGDVKSQIASIVRHLPNYYQFQTLGEYNALLSLFNITTEKVEGELQGQHREGLLYIPLNEQGERAGHPFKASLFGKNAGLPALELHFAKCKTALKDHPTKQTLKAAVTIALQSTADELSFKKQLGEQGINVVVRRNDTGRIYGITFIDHNSKTVWNGSRLAKELSANTFNDYWNNNIKPDIKEPDEPKEKISRSQDKEDLPAEKPHPMFEFDNTDKKDDGLIEAFGGLLIPEAQGEDYEETDFANKMKKKRKRKRGQQ, from the coding sequence ATGATAGCGAAAATCGGAAGAAGTGCAAATTTATACGGTGCATTGGCATACAATAATCTGAAAGTTGAAAAGGAAAACGGACAAATTCTGTTTACCAATAAGATTATTGAAACGTCCGACGGGCAATATTCCGTTGCACAATTAGCCCAATCTTTTGCTCCTTATCTGTTGGCAAACCAAAATACGGAGAAACATACGTTGCATATTTCGCTCAATCCTGACCCGAAAGATAAGGTCAGCGACGATACTTACAGGGAAATGGCACAGCAGTATATGAGGGAATTGGGCTACGGCGAACAGCCTTTTGTCGTATTCAAACACACCGATATTGACCGCTCCCACATTCATATCGTATCGGTTTGCGTGGACGAAAACGGCAAAAAAATCTCTGACAAATTTGAAAAAGTAAGGTCGATGAACATCTGCCGAGAACTCGAAAAGCAACACAATCTTATACCAGCTACGGACAAGAAACGTCAGCAGAACGACAAAATTTTTAAACCTGTAGATTACAAAGCTGGCGACGTAAAAAGTCAGATTGCTTCCATAGTTCGGCACTTACCGAACTATTACCAATTTCAGACTTTGGGAGAATATAATGCTTTGCTATCCCTGTTCAATATTACTACCGAGAAAGTGGAGGGCGAATTGCAAGGACAGCACCGAGAGGGATTGTTATACATTCCGTTGAACGAGCAGGGCGAAAGAGCCGGACACCCGTTTAAGGCTTCCTTGTTCGGAAAGAATGCAGGACTACCAGCATTGGAATTGCATTTTGCGAAATGCAAAACGGCTTTAAAAGACCACCCGACCAAGCAGACTTTAAAAGCTGCCGTAACGATTGCCCTGCAATCTACGGCTGATGAATTGAGCTTTAAAAAACAGTTAGGCGAGCAAGGTATTAATGTAGTGGTTCGCAGAAACGACACAGGACGTATTTACGGCATCACATTTATAGACCACAATTCCAAAACCGTTTGGAATGGTTCACGATTGGCAAAGGAACTTTCAGCCAATACCTTTAATGATTATTGGAACAATAACATCAAGCCCGACATCAAAGAGCCTGACGAGCCAAAAGAAAAAATATCCCGTTCACAGGACAAGGAAGATTTACCAGCCGAGAAACCGCACCCTATGTTTGAATTTGATAATACCGATAAGAAAGACGACGGATTGATTGAAGCCTTTGGAGGTTTACTTATCCCTGAAGCACAGGGAGAGGATTACGAAGAAACGGACTTTGCCAACAAAATGAAGAAAAAGCGGAAACGCAAAAGAGGTCAGCAGTAA
- the mobC gene encoding conjugal transfer protein MobC, whose amino-acid sequence MQGEDDLRGLAKIMAFMRAVSIIIVLMHLYWFCYGFFIHRGWTLEIINKILGNFNRTAGLFEHTLYTKVFALVLLALSCLGTKGVKDEKITWGKIYVALGIGFVLFFLNFPLLKLPLNTATFLYILTTGLGYIALMVAGVWMSRLLRSNLMDDVFNNENESFQQETKLMQNEYSVNLPTKFYYKNKWNDGWINIVNPFRATIVLGTPGSGKSYAIVNNYIKQQIEKGFSMYIYDFKFDDLSTIAYNHLLKNRNKYKVPPKFYVINFDDPRKSHRCNPLNPDFMTDISDAYEAAYTIMLNLNRSWIQKQGDFFVESPIILLAAIIWYLKIYENGKYCTFPHAIELLNKKYSDVFTILTSYYELENYLSPFLDAWQGGAQDQLQGQIASAKIPLSRMISPSLYWVMTGDDFSLDINNPNEPKILCVGNNPDRQNIYSAALGLYNSRIVKLINKKGQLKSSVIIDELPTIYFRGLDNLIATARSNKVAVCLGFQDFSQLIRDYGDKEAKVIQNTVGNIFSGQVVGETAKSLSERFGKVLQKRQSMTINRNDKSTSISTQLDSLIPASKISTLTQGMFVGAVSDNFDERIEQKIFHAEIVVDNEKVAAETKAYQKIPEILSFVDENGVDNMKRDIDKNYRQIKLDIVHIVESEMERIKNDPNLQHLIQEG is encoded by the coding sequence ATGCAGGGAGAAGACGATTTGAGAGGCTTAGCTAAGATTATGGCATTTATGCGAGCCGTAAGCATCATTATAGTATTGATGCACTTGTATTGGTTCTGTTACGGGTTCTTTATACACCGTGGCTGGACATTGGAGATTATCAATAAGATTTTGGGGAACTTCAATCGAACAGCAGGACTGTTTGAACATACCTTATATACCAAAGTCTTCGCTTTGGTATTGTTGGCTTTGAGCTGTTTGGGAACTAAGGGCGTAAAGGACGAAAAGATTACGTGGGGCAAAATTTATGTGGCTTTGGGTATCGGCTTCGTCCTTTTCTTTTTGAATTTCCCATTATTAAAGCTACCACTAAACACCGCTACATTTCTCTATATCCTGACTACGGGTTTAGGTTATATCGCTTTAATGGTTGCAGGGGTTTGGATGAGCCGTTTGCTCCGTAGCAATTTAATGGACGACGTATTCAACAACGAAAACGAGAGCTTCCAGCAGGAAACCAAATTAATGCAGAACGAATACTCGGTTAATCTGCCTACGAAGTTTTATTACAAAAACAAATGGAATGACGGTTGGATAAATATTGTAAACCCTTTTCGGGCAACGATTGTACTCGGAACCCCCGGTTCAGGTAAATCGTATGCCATTGTAAACAATTACATCAAACAACAGATTGAGAAAGGTTTCTCAATGTACATCTACGATTTCAAATTCGACGACCTTTCTACGATTGCCTACAATCACTTATTAAAGAACAGGAATAAATACAAAGTACCGCCAAAATTTTACGTGATAAATTTTGACGACCCACGCAAGAGCCACCGTTGCAATCCGCTTAATCCCGACTTTATGACGGATATTTCTGATGCCTACGAAGCTGCCTATACGATAATGCTAAACCTCAATAGGTCGTGGATACAGAAGCAAGGGGATTTCTTCGTGGAAAGCCCAATTATTCTATTGGCAGCTATTATTTGGTACTTAAAAATCTATGAAAACGGCAAATATTGTACGTTCCCACACGCTATTGAATTGCTGAATAAAAAGTATTCGGACGTTTTTACGATTTTGACTTCTTATTATGAATTGGAGAATTATTTATCTCCTTTCCTCGATGCTTGGCAAGGTGGAGCACAAGACCAATTACAGGGGCAGATAGCTTCCGCTAAAATTCCATTGTCAAGAATGATTTCGCCGAGCTTGTATTGGGTTATGACGGGCGACGACTTTTCTTTAGACATCAACAACCCTAATGAGCCGAAAATTTTGTGTGTCGGAAACAACCCCGACCGACAAAATATTTATTCGGCAGCTTTGGGTTTGTATAACTCCCGAATTGTCAAACTCATTAACAAGAAAGGACAGCTAAAAAGTTCGGTCATCATTGACGAGTTGCCGACGATATATTTTAGGGGATTGGATAATCTTATTGCAACAGCGAGAAGTAATAAAGTAGCTGTGTGCTTAGGTTTTCAGGACTTTTCGCAATTAATCCGTGATTATGGAGATAAGGAAGCTAAAGTCATTCAGAACACGGTCGGGAATATTTTTAGTGGTCAGGTTGTCGGAGAAACGGCAAAGAGCCTGTCCGAACGTTTCGGAAAAGTTTTACAAAAACGCCAAAGTATGACGATTAACCGAAATGATAAATCAACTTCAATTTCTACACAGTTGGATAGCTTGATACCAGCCTCTAAAATTTCAACCTTAACGCAGGGTATGTTCGTGGGTGCTGTGTCCGATAACTTCGATGAGCGTATCGAGCAGAAAATATTCCACGCTGAAATAGTTGTCGATAATGAAAAGGTTGCAGCCGAAACAAAAGCGTATCAGAAGATACCCGAAATTTTATCTTTTGTTGATGAAAACGGAGTGGATAATATGAAACGGGATATTGATAAAAACTACCGTCAGATAAAATTAGACATTGTTCATATTGTCGAGAGTGAAATGGAGCGTATCAAGAACGACCCGAATTTACAGCACTTGATACAGGAGGGATAG